Proteins co-encoded in one Papaver somniferum cultivar HN1 chromosome 5, ASM357369v1, whole genome shotgun sequence genomic window:
- the LOC113279465 gene encoding factor of DNA methylation 4-like, translated as MDSSSPTPKRKIDEIYSSEESTCESESESEMQRYEEKAYQKLQNGLVIVAESNSMYKCPYCVCKKTKNYAYDHDHLVQHAKDSGKMRSSLKFRGKSNHRALARYLENKSAKEFSRGVGSSSIVAGEKKFVYQWKVVVVSKVIDISNKAIKEQLVGFKPVKVRTIWGPEYTPTGQAIVDFTEDWLGFNHAMSLESEYNCNQFGEKKYALDNLGGLVKEGLYAWVAKEDDYYSECLVGKNLRNSSSALKTIEDIEADNEMPHNQKVSQLNDLIKKKNDALVNGQVMV; from the coding sequence ATGGATTCTTCTTCTCCTActccaaaaagaaaaatagatgAGATTTATTCATCAGAAGAAAGCACATGTGAGAGCGAAAGTGAGAGTGAAATGCAACGTTATGAAGAAAAAGCATATCAAAAACTACAAAATGGTTTAGTTATTGTAGCAGAAAGTAATTCTATGTATAAATGTCCTTATTGTGtatgtaaaaaaacaaaaaattatgcATATGATCATGATCATTTAGTTCAACATGCTAAGGATTCTGGTAAGATGAGATCTTCCCTTAAATTTCGAGGTAAATCCAATCATAGGGCTCTAGCTCGCTATTTGGAGAACAAATCTGCTAAGGAGTTTTCCaggggtgttggttcatcatctATTGTGGCGGGTGAGAAGAAATTTGTATACCAATGGAAAGTTGTTGTTGTGAGTAAGGTCATAGATATTAGTAATAAGGCGATTAAGGAGCAGTTGGTTGGGTTTAAGCCTGTGAAGGTACGTACTATATGGGGTCCTGAGTATACCCCTACTGGTCAGGCGATTGTGGATTTTACGGAAGATTGGTTGGGCTTTAATCATGCAATGTCTTTGGAGAGTGAGTATAATTGCAaccaatttggggaaaaaaaatatGCTTTGGATAACCTTGGTGGTTTGGTAAAGGAAGGTCTGTATGCGTGGGTCGCTAAGGAGGACGATTACTATTCTGAATGTCTTGTAGGGAAAAACTTGAGGAACAGTAGTAGTGCTTTAAAAACTATTGAGGATATTGAAGCCGATAATGAAATGCCACACAATCAGAAAGTGTCGCAGTTAAATGATTTgatcaagaagaaaaatgatgCCTTGGTAAATGGTCAGGTCATGGTCTAG